AAggattatttaaaagtttagttattaattaatcgaattaaccaaaattaataattaataatacaaattatgtGTAGTTTTAATTCGTTAATTTAGATAATTCAgtcaaatgaacattatcaatttattttttatacgttttatacttattttaacaaaaataaaaaatttcgcTTAAccgtaaaataattaaaattttaattaatactaattcAGTTCGGTTTATATGTAATTGTCTCAGCCACCTCACGTAGATTAGTCTGGCAAGGCTTCTCTTCTACATCATTAAGCATAAAAGagatgttaaaataattatatgaagaaaaatgaaagagagaaaattagaaaaataaaagagaaaaattaatacaaagttaaaatataataataaatttatcttaagatgaagcaaaataaaatataaaaaagtaaaacttttttcaaacaaaatttgaaattttaatttacacatTAACCCATGTAAAAATGGcttaaatctaatataaaactCTATACAGCGGCAgtatatttgaatataaatatgattaatttatttagtttattcatTTCCAATTCGAAAATTGAAAAGGAGATCGAAACGGTATGCTAACGGGAATCTGAGATAGAAAGGAGAAGATAAGAAGAAAAATTACATCTTTACCTTCCGGTACGCACTACATAATCGCTTGCTGTACATAATAGTACTAAGCAAGCCCTAGATTTGGAGGTTTTAGGCGGTGGAGGCGGCGGCGGTGGCTGTTAATTTTGATGGGTGCTCAACTGGCAGCACCACCACCACCAGCGACTATTGGGTGTTTGCtgaattagggttttttgtGTAGACCTTACTTAGATTCGAAGGAGAGAACcacaaaaaaagggaaagatatGGATGGTGGGCGGAGATTAGCGGTTAGCCCAAGGCCTTGTAGCGGACGGAGAATAGTCGCATCGAAGAAAAGAGGGAGAGCGGATGGGTTTGTTAACAGCGTCAAGAAGCTTCAACGAAGAGAAATTTGTTCAAAGCGACACCGTGCTTTCTCCATCACCGACGCCCAGGAGCGTTTCCGTAACATCCGCTTGCaggttctttcttttttacttatttaacctaaCCTTGTTACTTAAGTCCTTTTGCTATTGCACAATTTTAGCAATTTAAGTTTGATTCTCtgtgttctatttatttgaaattaggTTTTCGAATATAAGATCTCAGTTGAGGTTTTCATGCTCCGAAAGAAATGACCATTTTAATTGTGGTAGGAATAAAGGGAGTAAATCCTTTGCATCATTAGTGttcaaattgttttaataaacaTAATCTCTGTTTAATAGTGTACGCTCTAATCACAGTCATAGATTTGGTTTATACTAGATGGCTAGATTGGAACGCTACCCTTTCGATTTACCTTATTATTCCTACAAGCCTGAACCAATTTcgttgtttttgaaattttgatgctttttatatttatggctgtttaagtttttaatatgattaaaatcaaaagaaaaaggctTCAAACCTAGGAATTTTTGTGTCAAAGGTTCCTGATGTCGATTTTAAAATTACCTTGAATGATAAAGCTGAATTGAGGAATTTAAGTAATATAAGCTTGAATACTTAACTTAGATGTTTCGTTTCTATTTGATGCTATTTAAACTGGTTCTTCTTTGGTTGAACAGTGATCTTTGTATTTATTTCGATATTAAGTAGGAAAGCATAAAAGGgcatttctttcctttgttttgctCGAAGTCTATCAAGCAAAAGGATTAATTTCAAAGTCAATGGATGATCTGTTACTTGTGTAGTCATGGGGTAGATCTTTGCAGTGCTGTTCTTGTTGAGCTTGCTTAATAAATTCCTGTTGCTGATATgttgcatatgtatatataggaGGAATATGATACTCATGATCCGAAAGGACATTGTTCGATGGTATTACCATTTCTGAGGAAGAGGTCAAAGATTATAGAGATTGTGGCTGCACGAGACATTGTCTTTGCTCTTGCTCAATCGGGTGTTTGTGCAGCATTTAGCCGAGGTGGGAACTGTGCTGTACACTTCTAAACTTGTTTTGGATGGTCTCTTTTCTTTTGCATCAAGAATTAAATTTGAgatctttttatttattgttgttgGTTGCAGAGACTAATCAAAGAATATGCTTCCTAAATGTCACTGCTGATGAAGTTATACGGAGcttgttttataataaaaacaatgacTCACTTATCACAGTCTCAGTTTATGCTTCTGACAATTTCAGCTCCTTGAAATGTAGAAGCACAAGGATCGAGTATGTCTATCTTTTATAACCTCTTACAAAACCCTTGTCTTATCCTGATTTTAtctaaaaagagaaaaagggggAAATTCCTGCATTTGGGGATGTTTTCTTTCTGAAACAATACTTCTGATTCCTCGACAGATACATACGGAGAGGTCAACCTGATGCTGGCTTTGCTCTTTTTGAATCTGAGTCATTGAAGTGGCCAGGTTTTGTTGAGTTTGATGATGTAAATGGGAAGGTACTCACATATTCTGCACAGGATAGGTAAGTACTCACCTATTGAATGTTCTTTTAGGCTAAAATATAACTGGATCTTTAACTAGATTCCTGAGTTTGATACatactgttttttatttttatcagcATATACAAGGTGTTTGACCTAAAGAATTATACAATGTTATACTCCATATCAGATagaaatgttcaagagattaagATCAGGTAATGCTCCTTTCATGATGGTTATATGCTTTGATTGTGCCGTTTTGCTTTGATAGTGTCACTTTATGTAATTGACtttatttcctttgtttatttttgacaGCCCAGGGATTATGTTATTGATTTTCACTAAAGTTGGCGGCCATGTTCCTCTTAAGATTCTTTCAATAGAGGATGGTACTGTTCTTAAATCTTTTAGTCATCTTCTTCACCGGAATAAGAAAGTGGATTTCATCGAACAGTTCAATGAAAAGCTTCTTGTGAAGCAGGAAAATGAAAACCTCCAGATTCTCGATGTAAGTATCTTTTGTAACCattccaaaaatagaaaagctCGAAAGCAAAAAAATCTAAACTGCAATCATGCAGGTACGCAATGCTGAGCTAACAGAAGTTAGCAAAAATGAATTCATGACCCCATCAGCATTTATATTTCTGTATGAAAACCAGTTATTCCTTACATTTAGAAATCGGACAGTGGCCGTGTGGAACTTCCGTGGAGAACTTGTAACTTCATTTGAAGATCACCTTTTATGGCATCCTGACTGCAACACCAATAATATATACATCACAAGTGATCAAGATCTTATTATCTCTTACTGCAAGGCTGATTCTGATGATCCATTGTCTGAAGGAAATGgttcgtatttttttaaatttgtttcacCATTATGCGTGCATACAATGAATTTGTTTGACACTCCTCGTGTGACAGGCTCCATTAATATCAGCAATATATTGACCGGGAAATGTCTCGCCAAAATACGAGCAAGCAACAGTTTCCCAGTTGAAGAACAATGCAGCTGCAGTGACAAATGTGGTTGCAGTTCAAAAACGCAGAGCAACGCGTCGAGAATTAGAAGCAGGGTCGCAGAAGCATTGGAAGATATAACTGCACTTTTCTATGACGAAGAACGCAACGAGATATATACGGGTAATAGGTACGGTCTAGTTCATGTGTGGTCTAACTAAGGGTTTGATTTTGGTTAGGATGTTATGTAATATTAGTTGAGTGGTTTGTGAATTGGGGCATTGTGATTGTCATGGAACTGTACCATTATTAACTATTATTGTATCGAAAATTCATTTAGTTTCTGCTctaaatgatattattattaggctttattcacaatttggtcctctaactatACCAATTTTCCCAATTTGGTACCtcagcttttttttttggtcccATTTTGGTATCTAAACTATCATTCCATTAGATATTTTAGTCCAAAATAtcaggtatatatatatttaatgtttgaaatttactCTATTGTCAACCCCTATATCTGGCAAAAGCTTTTGTTTATCACTGCGGCCCTTGAAGCACAAATTTGCCAGTACTTTATTCAAATTCTACTATTAAATTAGTTCTTCAGTAGAAAAGGTAATACTGCCTAATATGTTACAAGGATGAGTGGTGTTAAGTTGAATGTAGGTTTCGAGTTTCTATGGCAAACTGTACTGTTTATATGTACATTCTCAAAGATTGGCTGGTATGCAAGATGGGGACATAGACCAGGTGCTGGTGTTTGTTTTTTAATACAAACGACCGCAGCTTCACTTGTTATAGTCATCTTGGGAATTCACCTTTTTCTCCGCCTCTTTCTTCACGTTGTGAGAGAACGTGCGGAGGTAGGAGAGAGAGTTAAAAAAttgttctattttaatttaatttaattttt
The nucleotide sequence above comes from Gossypium raimondii isolate GPD5lz chromosome 13, ASM2569854v1, whole genome shotgun sequence. Encoded proteins:
- the LOC105783410 gene encoding uncharacterized protein LOC105783410 — its product is MDGGRRLAVSPRPCSGRRIVASKKRGRADGFVNSVKKLQRREICSKRHRAFSITDAQERFRNIRLQEEYDTHDPKGHCSMVLPFLRKRSKIIEIVAARDIVFALAQSGVCAAFSRETNQRICFLNVTADEVIRSLFYNKNNDSLITVSVYASDNFSSLKCRSTRIEYIRRGQPDAGFALFESESLKWPGFVEFDDVNGKVLTYSAQDSIYKVFDLKNYTMLYSISDRNVQEIKISPGIMLLIFTKVGGHVPLKILSIEDGTVLKSFSHLLHRNKKVDFIEQFNEKLLVKQENENLQILDVRNAELTEVSKNEFMTPSAFIFLYENQLFLTFRNRTVAVWNFRGELVTSFEDHLLWHPDCNTNNIYITSDQDLIISYCKADSDDPLSEGNGSINISNILTGKCLAKIRASNSFPVEEQCSCSDKCGCSSKTQSNASRIRSRVAEALEDITALFYDEERNEIYTGNRYGLVHVWSN